One region of Culex pipiens pallens isolate TS chromosome 2, TS_CPP_V2, whole genome shotgun sequence genomic DNA includes:
- the LOC120413082 gene encoding uncharacterized protein LOC120413082, producing the protein MEFLAAQDPFEAMPFLKKVLSATGLGWPRRNLLKFALTLLLPWLVILVPMLSYRFGNQLDLMIRGYSELLMLFNIEIRVLIFAWKQAEFEDFLAIVQGVFDKVRSAGAKSQEFKMVTVANKAIDKAAKAYMIYPLIITVVFLVLPLLQTTAIYVMNRQNGTVEQDFITMTEIHYLYELDIRRNMFHYLIYYVCAFPSHCILGFRVSLSGIVASGSIQSINLIFDLVSHKLEKIHEFSGKELRDQFSEIINMHADGLSCIRIFERLSNVAVLVQMIDTALIWICLILCVTNNPTKNSLTLVCLLIVISSETYAFCKLGSELTEKSSIVGWSAFEAQWIELPVDIQKGLSLMIRRSQKWEGLTAARFCPLSIEQFVNFVFFGAMVQTSYSVFVVLKERLQGMV; encoded by the exons ATGGAGTTCCTGGCCGCCCAAGACCCCTTCGAGGCCATGCCGTTCTTGAAGAAAGTTTTGTCCGCCACAGGGCTAGGTTGGCCCCGGCGTAACTTGCTAAAATTTGCGCTAACGCTGCTGTTGCCGTGGCTGGTCATTTTGGTGCCCATGTTGAGTTACAGGTTCGGAAACCAGCTGGACCTGATGATTCGTGGCTATTCGGAGTTGCTGATGCTGTTCAACATCGAGATTCGAGTGCTGATTTTTGCGTGGAAGCAGGCCGAGTTTGAGGATTTTCTCGCCATTGTGCAGGGCGTGTTTGATAAAG TTCGTTCTGCTGGTGCTAAGTCGCAAGAGTTCAAAATGGTGACGGTCGCTAACAAAGCCATCGATAAAGCCGCCAAAGCCTATATGATCTATCCGCTGATAATAACGGTGGTCTTTCTAGTGCTGCCATTGCTTCAAACAACTGCAATTTACGTCATGAATCGACAGAATGGAACCGTTGAGCAGGATTTTATTACAATGACTGAAATTCA CTATCTTTACGAGTTAGATATTCGTCGAAACATGTTTCACTATTTGATATATTATGTTTGTGCATTCCCAAGCCATTGTATTCTTGGCTTCAGAGTGTCTTTATCTGGAATTGTAGCTTCTGGTAGTATTCAGAGCAtcaatttaattttcgatttagtTTCGCACAAACTAGAAAAGATTCATGAATTCTCTGGCAAAGAGTTGCGTGATCAATTTTCCGAAATCATCAATATGCACGCTGACGGATTAAG ctgcATTCGTATTTTCGAGAGATTGTCAAATGTTGCAGTTCTAGTGCAGATGATTGACACTGCACTCATTtggatttgtttgattttgtgtgTCACTAAT AATCCAACTAAAAACTCCTTGACTTTGGTTTGTCTTTTGATTGTTATATCTTCTGAAACGTATGCATTCTGCAAATTGGGCAGTGAGCTTACAGAAAAG AGCAGCATCGTCGGGTGGTCAGCATTCGAGGCCCAGTGGATCGAGCTTCCGGTGGACATCCAAAAGGGTCTATCACTGATGATCAGACGGTCCCAAAAGTGGGAAGGACTCACGGCAGCTCGCTTCTGTCCCTTAAGTATCGAACAGTTTG tcaacttcgttttttttggtGCGATGGTGCAAACGAGTTACTCGGTTTTTGTGGTGCTGAAGGAACGGCTACAGGGAATGGTCTAA
- the LOC120413078 gene encoding uncharacterized protein K02A2.6-like, whose protein sequence is MPDTPPAAPAPAPVTSGNQLLLNLLQGQQKLLEELVKNSVTQKDTKNSNEFVMESFSNTMSEFAYDPENDVTFASWYSRYEDLFSKDASALDGASKVRLLLRKLSPAAHQRFVDYILPALPKHKTFEQTVDILKAIFGEGISTFRKRFRCLQTVKSGQEDFISYSATVNRRCEEFNIGATKADQFKCLVYVCGLQSPNDAEIRMRLINRLEMEPEKVTLASLVDECNRLVNLRKDTSMVETQEIKAVYQPTNQGNRFKPTDLPKTPCWLCGGVHFVRDCGYSSHRCSMCHQIGHKDGYCACVRPSKQNGGHADKPQRKPAAQGQQGRPWKKDNRGSRNQKPYSTRIVCCRQVQASSGRKFVEVAINGQQAHLQIDSASDITVISTATWRKIGSPLVSSTSARASTASGSQLQLTSQFEAYVTLQGVDREGTIYVTNANLNILGIDWIERFGLWDVPISSVCQSIKMLKGTEIDELKVKYADVFSEQPSVCSCVDVQLSVKEGAKPVFRPKRPVAYGSLQLVEQELDRLEKRGIITPVTYSEWAAPIVVVRKADKSVRICGDYSTGLNDVLEPHQYPLPTPDEIFASLAGGQVYSILDMRDAYLLLNVAEPSRKYLTVNTHRGLYQYNRVPFGIKPAPGAFQQVIDTALAGLPGVKAYLDDIIVTGRTIEEHKRNLEEVLRRLQKFGLRLKLEKCKFFERSVKYLGHIVDQNGTRPDPEKTKAIAEMPAPTDVSTLRAFLGAINYYGKYIPHMRNLRYPLDNLLKSSQTKFLWTAECQRSFETFKRILLSDLALTHYDPSLPIVVSADASNVGLGACIQHVFRNGSRKTVYHVARSLTKAEANYGQIEKEGLALIFAVTRFHRMIFGRHFTLQTDHKPLLAIFGSKKGIPVYAANRLQRWAVTLLNYDFDIEYVRTTEFGNADVLSRLINRCAKPEEDFVIAALTLEADLDEVLRVTLNSCNLPLSFRTMQVATAKDAILQQVQKHLRSGWPQSKKQLRAEIRPYFEARESLSLVHDCILFGDRLVVPTIYRAKVLKLLHTAHPGIERMKALGRSYVYWPNMSADIRDLVLRCSQCAAAAKAPARAIPQPWPKSTKPFQRVHIDYAGPYHDQYFLVVVDSFSKWPEIVPTGTITTTATIAMLREIFCRFGMPEKLISDNGRQFTADAFLDFCTQNGIEHVRTPPYHPQSNGQAERFVDTFKRALAKIHQRGGNLRADLDTFLLNYRITPNRSAPDGKAPAELLFGNKLRTTLDLLLPPTNVNNMPQLDQGKLRAFKAGDLVYAQQHSAGTTRWTPGVVTGRRGKVLYEVELDNGRTISSHLNQLRKRLDQCQPKNRGPLPLDILLDTYELKRTKPAPVPGRPVVAPAPPALPQQEDAGPRRSERTRKQPDRYGDAVYC, encoded by the coding sequence ATGCCAGATACTCCACCTGCGGCGCCGGCCCCGGCACCTGTAACCTCGGGGAACCAGCTCCTGTTGAACCTGCTGCAGGGGCAGCAGAAGCTGCTGGAAGAGCTGGTCAAAAACTCCGTCACCCAGAAGGACACGAAAAACTCCAACGAGTTCGTCATGGAATCCTTCTCGAACACCATGAGCGAATTCGCCTACGATCCGGAGAACGACGTCACTTTTGCCAGCTGGTACAGTCGCTACGAGGATCTCTTCAGCAAGGACGCGTCAGCTCTCGACGGCGCAAGCAAAGTCCGACTTCTGCTGCGAAAACTGTCTCCTGCGGCCCACCAGCGGTTCGTGGACTACATCCTTCCGGCTTTGCCGAAGCACAAGACGTTCGAGCAGACAGTCGACATCCTGAAGGCGATCTTCGGCGAGGGGATCTCTACGTTCCGGAAGCGGTTCCGCTGTCTCCAGACGGTGAAAAGCGGCCAAGAGGACTTCATCAGCTACTCCGCGACGGTGAACCGCCGTTGCGAGGAGTTCAACATCGGCGCGACGAAGGCGGACCAGTTCAAGTGTTTGGTCTACGTCTGCGGCCTACAGTCACCGAACGACGCGGAGATCCGGATGCGGCTGATCAATCGGTTGGAGATGGAGCCGGAGAAGGTGACCCTGGCGTCACTGGTCGACGAGTGCAACCGACTCGTGAACCTCCGGAAGGACACGTCGATGGTGGAAACGCAAGAGATCAAGGCCGTCTACCAACCCACCAACCAAGGTAACCGGTTCAAGCCGACGGATCTGCCCAAAACGCCCTGCTGGTTGTGCGGAGGAGTCCATTTTGTTCGCGATTGTGGCTACTCTTCGCATCGCTGCTCGATGTGCCATCAGATCGGCCACAAAGATGGCTACTGCGCGTGTGTTCGACCGTCGAAACAAAATGGTGGACACGCCGACAAGCCACAGCGGAAGCCAGCAGCCCAGGGCCAGCAAGGACGACCCTGGAAGAAGGACAACCGCGGATCCAGAAACCAGAAGCCGTACTCGACGAGGATCGTGTGTTGCAGGCAGGTTCAGGCAAGTTCTGGGAGGAAATTCGTCGAAGTCGCTATCAACGGACAGCAAGCACACCTCCAAATCGATTCTGCCTCCGACATCACCGTAATCTCGACGGCGACGTGGCGGAAAATCGGCAGCCCCCTGGTAAGCAGCACAAGCGCTCGAGCATCAACTGCCTCGGGATCTCAGCTGCAGCTGACGTCACAGTTCGAAGCCTACGTGACACTCCAGGGCGTCGACCGAGAGGGAACCATCTACGTCACGAACGCCAACCTCAACATCCTCGGCATCGACTGGATCGAACGGTTCGGTCTCTGGGACGTGCCGATCAGCAGCGTGTGCCAGTCCATCAAGATGCTCAAGGGGACCGAGATCGACGAGTTGAAGGTGAAGTATGCGGACGTCTTCTCTGAACAACCGAGCGTGTGCAGCTGTGTTGACGTGCAGCTCAGCGTCAAAGAAGGCGCCAAACCGGTGTTTCGCCCCAAACGGCCTGTGGCGTACGGGTCGCTGCAGCTCGTCGAACAGGAACTGGACCGCCTTGAGAAACGTGGGATCATCACGCCGGTCACGTACTCCGAATGGGCCGCTCCGATAGTGGTGGTTCGGAAGGCGGACAAGTCTGTGCGGATTTGTGGCGACTACTCAACTGGGCTCAACGACGTTCTTGAACCTCATCAGTATCCGTTGCCCACACCGGACGAGATCTTCGCCAGCCTGGCCGGAGGTCAAGTGTACAGCATTCTGGACATGCGCGACGCCTACCTGCTGCTCAACGTGGCAGAACCGTCCAGGAAGTACCTGACCGTGAACACCCACAGAGGCCTGTACCAGTACAACCGTGTTCCTTTCGGCATAAAACCGGCGCCGGGCGCGTTTCAGCAGGTCATCGACACAGCGCTCGCCGGCCTGCCCGGTGTCAAGGCCTACCTGGACGACATCATCGTCACCGGCAGAACCATCGAGGAGCACAAGCGAAACTTGGAGGAGGTTCTACGTCGTCTTCAGAAGTTCGGCCTGCGCTTGAAGCTGGAAAAGTGCAAGTTCTTCGAACGGTCGGTGAAGTACTTGGGTCACATCGTGGATCAGAACGGCACTCGACCTGATCCAGAGAAGACGAAGGCCATCGCGGAAATGCCGGCGCCCACTGACGTCTCCACCTTGCGGGCGTTCTTGGGGGCAATCAACTATTACGGCAAGTACATCCCGCACATGAGGAACCTGCGATACCCCCTGGACAACCTCCTGAAGTCGTCGCAGACCAAGTTCCTGTGGACCGCCGAGTGTCAGCGCAGCTTCGAGACCTTCAAGCGGATTTTGCTGTCCGACCTGGCCCTCACCCACTACGATCCGTCACTGCCGATCGTGGTGTCCGCCGATGCGTCCAACGTTGGCCTGGGTGCCTGCATCCAACACGTGTTCCGCAACGGTTCAAGGAAGACCGTGTACCACGTGGCCAGATCGCTGACAAAGGCTGAGGCGAACTACGGCCAAATCGAGAAGGAGGGTCTTGCCCTCATCTTTGCGGTAACCCGGTTCCACCGCATGATCTTCGGCCGTCACTTCACGCTCCAAACCGACCACAAGCCACTGCTGGCCATTTTCGGTTCCAAGAAAGGAATCCCCGTCTACGCTGCGAACCGTCTCCAGAGGTGGGCGGTGACACTGCTCAACTACGATTTCGACATCGAGTACGTGCGCACGACGGAATTCGGCAACGCAGACGTCCTCTCAAGGCTGATCAACCGCTGTGCCAAGCCTGAGGAGGATTTCGTGATCGCAGCCCTGACGCTGGAAGCAGACCTGGACGAGGTACTTCGTGTGACGCTAAATTCCTGTAACCTTCCTCTCAGTTTCAGGACCATGCAAGTCGCAACCGCAAAAGACGCGATTTTGCAGCAAGTCCAGAAGCATCTGCGTTCCGGTTGGCCACAGTCGAAGAAGCAGCTCCGCGCTGAAATTCGACCCTACTTCGAGGCCCGCGAATCGCTCTCGCTGGTCCATGATTGCATCCTCTTCGGAGATCGCCTGGTAGTGCCAACCATCTACCGTGCCAAGGTCCTCAAGCTGCTGCACACCGCACACCCCGGCATCGAGCGCATGAAGGCTTTGGGAAGAAGTTACGTGTACTGGCCTAACATGAGCGCTGACATCCGTGATCTGGTCCTGCGGTGCTCCCAGTGCGCTGCCGCTGCCAAAGCACCAGCCCGTGCCATCCCTCAACCGTGGCCGAAGTCGACGAAGCCGTTCCAGCGTGTGCACATCGACTACGCTGGGCCTTACCATGACCAGTACTTCCTTGTCGTCGTGGATTCGTTCTCCAAGTGGCCGGAGATCGTACCAACCGGGACCATCACAACCACTGCGACGATTGCGATGCTCCGAGAGATCTTTTGTCGCTTCGGGATGCCGGAGAAGCTCATCTCCGACAACGGCCGCCAGTTCACCGCTGACGCATTCCTGGACTTCTGTACGCAGAACGGGATTGAGCACGTTCGTACGCCGCCCTACCACCCACAATCGAACGGGCAGGCAGAAAGGTTCGTCGACACCTTCAAACGTGCCCTGGCCAAAATCCATCAGCGGGGAGGAAATCTACGGGCCGACCTGGACACGTTTCTGTTGAACTACAGGATCACCCCGAATCGAAGCGCTCCTGACGGCAAAGCACCTGCTGAGCTTTTGTTTGGCAACAAACTCCGCACCACTTTGGACTTGCTGCTGCCGCCCACAAACGTAAACAACATGCCCCAACTGGACCAGGGCAAGCTTCGGGCGTTCAAGGCGGGTGACCTCGTGTACGCACAACAACATTCCGCTGGCACAACCCGGTGGACACCTGGTGTCGTCACTGGCAGACGCGGAAAAGTGCTGTACGAAGTGGAGCTGGACAACGGTCGCACGATTTCGTCACACCTCAACCAGCTGCGCAAGCGGCTCGACCAGTGTCAGCCGAAGAATCGAGGACCTCTTCCACTGGACATCCTGCTGGACACATACGAGTTGAAAAGGACCAAACCAGCGCCGGTGCCCGGACGTCCTGTGGTTGCACCTGCACCTCCAGCCCTACCACAACAAGAAGATGCTGGACCTCGGCGTTCTGAAAGGACGCGCA